The Candidatus Omnitrophota bacterium DNA window GCCCGCCAGGATATTCATGGGGGATACGGGAAGCCTGACGCTGGGTTTTATAATGGCCGCCATCTCTCTCGGAGCGAAGTATTCCGCCGTGAATCCCATAGGCGTTTTCGCGCCGCTTATCATCCTCGGTATTCCTCTTTTTGATGTTATATTCGTTATGATGCACCGCGCGAGGCGCGGGCTTTCTCCGTTCAGGGGATCAAAAGACCATTTCGCCCTCAGGATGCTGGAGCTCGGTTTCAGCAGAAAACAGATATTGTTCAGGGTCACGGTCACGGGCGCGGTTATGGGAAGCCTCGCATGGCTCTTGACGATGGTTCCGATGAAATGGGCTTTTGTTCTTTGCGGCGCGGGTTTTTGCGCCGGTATATATCTGGCCGGATGGCTTTCGGTTATAGATGTGGAGGACTTCTGATGGACAGGTCAATAACTGAAACCGCCGCGGCTCTGGGCACGCTGAAAAATGTGCTTATAACCGGACATGCCGGCCCCGACGGGGATTCCATAGGATCGGGCCAGGCGCTGGCCTCTTTTCTGCGGCGACTGGGCATAAGGACTACCGTTTGTCAGAGCGGCGACATTCCGCGCGAGCTGGCTTTTCTGGGCCTTACGGGAATAAAAAGGCCTGAACGCCCGTCACTGACGGGCCGTGACGCCATAATCTTCCTTGAATGCTGTCTTCCTGAGAGGAGCGGTTTCACCTTTACAAAGGATGAGCTGGGCGCTCTTGAGGTTTTCAACATAGACCATCATCCCGACAACAGGAATTACGGGGATTATAACATAGTCGATCCGGGCGTCTCGTCGGTGGCGGAGATAATATATCAGTTCTTTGTCCTGAAGCGGCTGCCTTTGCTCAAAAACGAGGCCGCCGCTCTTTTAACGGGCATTGTCACCGATACGGGCAGATTCTCCCAGAAAAACACGACTCCGGAATGTCTGGAGATAGCCTCGAAACTTGTGCGCTCCGGCGCCGATATAAGCAAAATATACAATCACATCTACGGTTCTCAGAAACCCGCGAGGATAAAACTGCTCGCCGAGACTCTCGGAACAATAGAAATACTCAAGGGCTCGGTCGCCTGTATGCACACGGACAGAAAAATGCTCGAGCGCTGCGGCGCGGTTTATAACGACACGAAGGATTTTATCAATTACGCCCGGGACCTGGACGGCGTCGAGGCGGCCTGTTACATCAGGGAAGGCGAGGACAAAAAGATACACATTAATTTCAGGTCGCTCGGAAAAAATATCCTGCCTTTCGCCAAAAAATTCGGCGGCGGCGGCCACAAGCTCGCCAGCGGCGTGACGGTCAGCGGAGATTACGACAAGCTCAGAGCGACGATCACGCGTGATTTTGCCGCTTACGTCAGAGCGGGAAAATAAGCGCATAGACAGGTGAGACACCGAGTCCAAAAAACTATTTCCGCTTCCATAGGTATCTACGACGGCATACACGCCGGCCACAGGGCTGTCCTCAAAGAACTTCTGAAATGTCCCGGCACAAAAAAAGTGTTTGTGTTTTTCAGGAATCCCAACAAGGCGGGAAACATCGTCACCAGCGCCGCCGAGCGAAAGACTGTCCTCGCGGGGATGGGGCTTGAACCCGTGATGCTCAAAATAGAAAAATACTGGAAGATGAGCGCGCGGGCTTTTCTGGAAGATGTTCTCATCAAAAAATATAATGTACGGCGCCTTGTCATAGGTGAAGATTTCGTGTTCGGCAGGAAGAAGGAAGGCACCGTGGCGTCGCTGAAAAAATGGGAGCAGGATCTGGGTCTCGAGGTGAAGGTGGTGAAGACCAAAGCCCGCGGCGGCATGAAGATATCCACGACGCTGATAAAGGAACTCA harbors:
- a CDS encoding bifunctional oligoribonuclease/PAP phosphatase NrnA — translated: MALDDGSDEMGFCSLRRGFLRRYISGRMAFGYRCGGLLMDRSITETAAALGTLKNVLITGHAGPDGDSIGSGQALASFLRRLGIRTTVCQSGDIPRELAFLGLTGIKRPERPSLTGRDAIIFLECCLPERSGFTFTKDELGALEVFNIDHHPDNRNYGDYNIVDPGVSSVAEIIYQFFVLKRLPLLKNEAAALLTGIVTDTGRFSQKNTTPECLEIASKLVRSGADISKIYNHIYGSQKPARIKLLAETLGTIEILKGSVACMHTDRKMLERCGAVYNDTKDFINYARDLDGVEAACYIREGEDKKIHINFRSLGKNILPFAKKFGGGGHKLASGVTVSGDYDKLRATITRDFAAYVRAGK